DNA from Nocardioides yefusunii:
CGGCGCGGTCCATCGTCGAGATCATCCGACGGATCGGCAGACCGGTGTAGGTGGCGCCCTTGATCGGGGTGTCGGGGAACGAGGTCGCGACCGTGGCCGCGAACCGGGCTCCCAACTTGTTGGCGACGCCGGGCAGGGCATTGCCTTCGTGGACCACGACGGGGATGCCCCGCGTCTTCGCCGCCAGGTAGGCCGGCACCGAGACGTAGCCACCGAAGCCGACGACGACGTCGGGCTGGGTGCGGTCGATGATGTCGAGAGCAGCCTTGCGGGCAGCCAGCAGGCGCGAGGGGACCTTGAGCAGGTCCATGCCGGGCTTGCGCGGCAGCGGCACCCGCGGCACGAACTCGAGAGGGAAGCCCGCCGCTGGGACCAGTCGGGCCTCGAGGCCGGTCTGCGTACCGACGCAGGTGATCTCGGTTCCGGGGGCCAGACGCTGCAGGGCGTCGGCCGTGGCGAGCAGGGGCGAGGTGTGGCCAGCGGTTCCACCGCCGGCGAGGAGGACGTGCATCACGCTTCCAGCCTAGGAGTCGAGGGGTGAGGAGCCACTCCGGGCCGAGACGACGGTGGGACCGCGTCGGGCTGCGAGAGCGGCGGCGGCCTCCGGCTCGCGACGGGCGAACCCGATCAGCAGGCCGAGGGCGACGAGGGAAGGCATCAGCGCCGAGCCACCGTAGGAGACCAGCGGGAGCGGGATGCCGATGACGGGGAGCAGCGCCAGCACCATGCCGACATTGATGATCATCTGACCCACCAGCCACGCCACGATGCCGAAGGAGGCGTAGCGGACGAAGAGCCGATCGGTGTTGCTGGCCAACCGGATCGCGGCGAACGCGATCGTGAGGAACAGGCTGACCACGAGCAGCGTGCCGAGCAGGCCGAGCTCCTCGCCGAGGACGGCGAAGATGAAGTCCGTGTGCGCCTCGGGCAGGTCTCCCCACTTCTGGGTGGAGTCACCGATGCCCTGGCCGAACCAGCGGCCCGTGGCGAGGGCGTACAGGCCGTGAGCCGGCTGCCAGCCCGTGTTGTGGTAGTCCTTCATCGGGTCGACGAAGTTGGTCAGACGCTCCATGCGTTCCGACGACGTCGAAGCCAGCAGGAAACCGACCGCGACGAGCCCCGCACCACCCAGGGCGAAGTACTTCCACGGGAAGCCGACCACCCAGAGCATCGCCATCAGGATCGCGAAGAGAACCATCGCGGTGCCCAGGTCGCGGCCCCAGAGGACGAGCCCGATGATCGCCATCGCCACCGGCACGACGGGCACCACCAGGTGCGACATCCGGTCCAGCAGCGGGTCCTTGCGGGCGTACACGTCGGCAGCCCACAGGATCATCGACAGCTTGGCCAGCTCCGAGGGCTGGATCTGCACCGGTCCCAGACGAAGCCAGTTCCGGTTGCCGTTGACCTCGACTCCGAGGCTCGGCACCTGCACCAGCGCAAGCAGCACCGCGGACCCGATCAGCGCCACCCACGCGAGGCGACGCAACCAGGCCTGCTTCATCCGACTCGCGGCCCAGGCCACGGGCGCTGCGATCAACACCCACGTGAGCTGGCGCTTCACGATGCCGTAGGAGTCGCCCGTGAACCGGAACGAGTAGACGCTGGACGCACTGGCCACCATCACCAGCCCCAGCACGAGCAGCAGCGCCGAAGCACCGGTCAGCAGGTGGTAGGTGGTCAGAGGGCGGTCGAGGAACTCACGCACCGACGTGGTGAGGTTCGCTGCTCGGCTGCGCAACCGGTCAGGTTCGGCCCAGGCCATGGGACTTCCTCCCGGTGATCACGCCCTCACGGCACGGCCGGGGGCTGGTGGTGCGTCTCGCGGGCCCGCGCACTGCACGAGCCCGCTCCCAGTCTCCCCGCAGCCGGGGCCGATTCAGGGCGTTGACGGCTGCGTGTCGCGAAAGGAGGGCGGTGTGAGACCGCCCTCCCCCGCGTCGTGGATCAGTGGGTCAGTCGCGGAAGGCGCGCAGTCCGTCGCGGACGGCGGCCTGCGACGCACCGAACGAACGGGCCAGGGCCGCAGCAGCCAGGGCGTCGAGGAGCCGCTCGGGGTCCTGGGTGTCGAGGTCCTCCAGCGTGCACAGCTCGGCCGCACTGGTGGTGCGCTGCGGGATGAAGGCACGGTCGGCGAGGATGTCCTCCACCATGCCGACCATGCTGACGGCCGGCATGCCGGGGGTGAATCCAATCGCGCGAGCACCCTCGACCACGTCGGCGTCCTCGACCATGGTCATCGTGCGCTCGTCGTTGACGTTGAAGATGCACGACTGCTGGACCTGGTGATAGACCCGCGCGGTGTCGGCCACGTAGTCCTCGAAGGAGGCGTGCCACGCCGGGTGCTCGGAGGCGTCCAACTGACCCAGACCGGTCACCACCGCGGAGTGCGCCGACATCGAGAAGGTGTGGTGCAACTGCGCGGCCGAGGCGTCGATGATGACGGCGTCGTAGGGGTCGGGCTCCATGACGATCTCGACCGGCGACAGCGCGCCGTTGCCGACGACCACCGAACGACGGCCCTCGGTGCGGAGGATCGAGTCGGTCATCGCCGCGACCCGGGCTCGGCCGCGCGAACCGGTGACGACCAGCCACGGGGTCTCGTGGGCCGGGTCACGCAGACGCCAGGCCAGCTCGACCTCTCCCCACACGGGGATGCCGCGGACCATGGCCTGCTCCACCAACGGGTGGTCGGAGGCCCAGCCCGGGGAGACGACGAGGAGGTCGACGTCGTCGGGCAGGGAGTCGGCCACGCCGGCACCGAGACGGACCTCGGCACCGAGGACGTTCATCAGTTCGGCCCGCTCGGCGAACTCGGCCGCCTCGGCCTCGTCCAGCCCGGCGACCTGCTCGTCCACCGCGACGACGGAGGCGCCCAGGTGGTTGAGGTTGTCGGTCGCAGCGCGTCCGGCGACGCCGAAACCGGCGACCAGGACCTTCACGCCCTCCCAGTCGGAGGCGCGAGTGTAGGTGTCGATGTCGTTGGTGCTCATCCTGCAGTTGCCACCCATTCGCCGTAGAAGAGTCCGATACCAGCAGCCACGAAGAGGCCGGCGATGATCCAGAAGCGGATCACGACGGTGACCTGCTCCCAGCCGAGCATCTCGAAGTGGTGGTGCAGCGGCGCCATCTTGAAGATGCGCTTGCCCTTGGTGATCTTGAACCAGCTGACCTGCAGCATCACCGAGAGCGTCTCCAGGACGAAGAGGCCACCGATGACGACGAGCAGCAGCTCGGTGCGGGTCAGCACGGCCAGGCCGGCGAGCGCGCCACCCAGGGCCAGCGACCCGGTGTCGCCCATGAAGATCTGCGCCGGCGAGGCGTTCCACCACAGGAAGCCGAACGTGGCACCCATGATCGCCGCGCAGAGGATGGCCAGGTCGAGCGGGTCACGGACCGTGTAGCAGGCCTCCAGCGCGGTGTCCGAGGAGCACGACTGGTTGTACTGCCACACGTTGACCAGCAGGAACGCACCGAAGACGAGGGTCGTGGCGCCGGCGGCGAGGCCGTCGAGACCGTCGGTCAGGTTGACCGCGTTGGAGAAGCCGGTCACCAGGAACCAGATGAAGACCAGCAGCAGCGGCGTCCACACCACCCAGCCGTCGAAGTCACGGACGAAGGAGATGTGCTCCGACGCGGGACGGACACCGTTCTCGTCCTCCAGCATCGGCGAGAGCGCCAGGTAGCCGAAGGTGAGCGCGACGATCGTCTGACCGATCATCTTCGCCTTGGAACGCAGACCGAGGCTGCGCTGCTTCACGATCTTGATGAAGTCGTCGAGGAAGCCGACCAGGCCGAGCCCGACGAAGAGGAAGAGCAGCAGCCAGGCCGACGCGGTCGGCACCTGGCCGGTGATCAGCTTGGCCAGCAGGTAGCCGAACACGGCCGCACCGATGATGACGATGCCGCCCATCGTGGGCGTGCCCCGCTTGGTGTGGTGCGAGGTGGGGCCGTCCTCACGGATCTCCTGGCCGTAGCCACGACGAGAGAAGAACGAGATCGCGACCTTCGTGCCGAGCAACGACAGGATCAGCGCGAGACCGCCTGCGAACAGGAGGGCTTTCATCGGACAGCAGTCCCTTCCACCAGGAGTTCATCCACCACGTGTTCAAGAGCTGCGCCACGTGAGGCCTTGACGAGAACCGCGTCTGCGGCTCGTACATTGTCACTCAACCATCGGACCGCCTCGTCCCGGCTCGCCGTGACGACGGCCTCACCGGTCCAGTCCGCCACGTCCCGGGCTCCGGCGGCGACGGCCGAGGCGGCCTCACCGACCGTCACCAGCACGTCGATGCCGAGCTGTCCCACGACCGTCCCGACCGAGCGATGACCGGCAGCGGAGGTCTCCCCCAGCTCCCGCATCTCGCCCAGCACGGCAACCGTGCGACCTGTGCGACCCGTGCCGATGTGGGCGAGCGCCTCGACGGCGGCTCGCATCGACTCGGGGTTGGCGTTGTAGGTGTCGTTGACCACCAGCAGGCCGTCACCGCGCACGTGCGGTTCCATCCGCCAGCGCGAGAAACCGCCGGTGGTTCCCAGCCCGTGCGCGACCAGGGAGAGGTCGACGCCCACAGCGAGTGCCATCGCGGCCGCGGCCAAGGCGTTGGAGACCTGGTGGGCACCGATGTGGGTCAGGACGACACCCGCGCGCTCCTCCCCCGCGTCGGTGCGGTGCACCAACGTGAAGGCGGGACGTCCCAGGACGTCCATCTCGACGTCCTCGGCCCGGACGTCCGCGTCGCCGGAGAGGCCGAAAGTCATGACGCGGGCCGCGGTGCGCGGGCCCATCACCGAGGTGAACTCGTCGTCGGCGTTGAGAACCGCGGTGCCGTCGCTCGCGAGGCTCTCGACGATCTCGCCCTTGGCGAGCGCGATGTTCTCCCGGGAGCCGAACTCACCGACGTGCGCGGTGCCGATGTTGAGCACCGCGGAGACCTGGGGGCGGGCGATCGCGCACAGCTCGGCGACGTGACCGATGCCGCGAGCGCCCATCTCCACCACGAGGTGGCGGGTGGAGGCGTCCGCACGCAGCACCGTCAGCGGCACTCCGAGCTCGTTGTTGTTGTTGCCGGCCGTGGAGACGGTCGGAGCGACCCCACCCAGGACCTGCGCGAGGTAGTCCTTGGTGCCGGTCTTGCCCTGCGAACCGGTCATCGCCAGGACGGTGACGTGCTCGAGCCGGTCCAACAGGTGGTGGGCCAGCAGGCCCAGAGCCACGACCGGGTCCTCGACCAGGACGTGCGGGGCGTCGACCGGTCGGGTGCACAGCACCGCGACGGCTCCACGTTCCATCGCGGCGGGCACGTAGTCGTGCCCGTCCACACGTTCGCCGACCACAGCGACGAACAACCCACCCGGGGTCGCTCCCCTGCTGTCGACGACGGCGGGGCCCGACACCACGACGTCGGCGTCCTGGGGACGTCCCACGGTGCCGGCGACGGCGCGGGCGATCTCCGCCAGATCCATCGGGATCACAGCGCTTCCAACTCCTCACGTGCCACGGCGCGGTCGTCGAAGGGGTGCACGACGCCGGCCACTTCCTGTCCGGTCTCGTGGCCCTTGCCGGCCACGAGGACGATGTCGCCACGGCGGGCGCGACGCACCGCGGTCCGGATCGCCTCACGGCGGTCACCGACCTCCAGCACCTCGGCACCGCTGCCCGCGGCGACGGCTTGGTGAGCGCCGACGAGGACCTGGGCACGGATCTGGGCCGGCTCCTCGGAACGCGGGTTGTCGTCGGTGACCACGACGACGTCGGCCAGACGCGCGGCAATCTCGCCCATCAGCGGGCGCTTGCCGGTGTCACGGTCGCCGCCGGCGCCGATCACGACGACGAGCTGGCCCTGGGTCAGCGGACGCAGGGTGCGCAGGGTCGCCTCGACCGCGTCGGGCTTGTGGGCGTAGTCGACGACGACGGCGAAGTCCTGGCCCGCCTCGACGTCCTCGAGCCGGCCCGGGACGCCGTCACCGGCAGCGATCCCGGCAGCCACGGCCACCGGGTCCTGACCGGCCAGGGCGCATGCGGCGATCGCGGCGAGGGCGTTGGAGACGTTGAAGTCGCCCGCGAGCGGGACCGAGGTCTCGATCCGCAGGCCGTCGGGCCCCAGGACGGTGAAGGTGGAGCCACGGGCGCCGCAGACCACGTCGACGGCCCGGAAGGTCGCCTCCTCGTCGTGCAGCGAGAAGGTCGCGACCGGGAGCGTGGTCTCGCCCAGGAGGCGTCGTCCGTGCTCGTCGTCGGCGTTGATGAGCGCCCGGCGGGCGCGCTCGGGGGTGAAGAGGGAAGCCTTGGCGCGGTAGTAGTCCTCGACGTCAGTGTGGAAGTCGAGGTGGTCGCGTCCCAGGTTGAGGAAGACCGCGACGTCGAAGACGACACCGTCGACGCGGCCCATGACGAGCGCGTGGCTGGAGACCTCCATCGCGCACACCTCGACGCCGCGCTCGACCATCAGCGCGAAGAGCGCCTGCAGGTCGGGGGCCTCGGGGGTGGTCAGGGAGGTCGGGATCGCCTCACCGTCGATCAGGGTGCCGACCGTGCCGACGACGGCAGCGGTGGTGCCGGCGCGTCCCAGGCCGCCGGCGGCGAGCTGGGTGGTGGTGGTCTTGCCCTGGGTGCCGGTGACACCGATCATCGCCATCGCCTGCGAGGGGCGGCCGTACAGGCGTCCGGCCAGTGCACCCAGGAGACGGCGCGGGGCGTCGAGCACCAGCACCGGGACCTCGGGACGGGCAGCAACCACGATCTCGGCGCCGCGGGCGTCGGTCAGGACCGCAACCGCACCGGCGTCGACAGCCGCGGCAGCGTAGTCGGCGCCGTGGACGCGGGCGCCGGGAAGCGCTGCATAGAGGTCTCCGGGCAGGACCCTGGCAGTGCTCAGGGTCACCCCGGAGACGGCAGTGCCGGCCGCACCGGCCACACGGGGTGTCTCGCCTGCCGCGGTCAGCCAGCCGGCGACCTCCGTCAGCGTTGCGCGCGGCGGTTCGACCGGCCGCGTCGCCTGGATCTTCTGCACGTCGACCATCGGGATGAGGCTATCTGTGTGAGGGCGTCCGGATCCATCCGGCGCAGCGGGTGAAGTGGGGGTCTGGGCGGTGGCCGTGACCGTCACCACTCGGTGGGGGTCTGGTTGGGCTCGCTGCCCGAAGGAGCGACGCCATAACGGTTGAGGGCACGAGCCATGATCTTGGCGAACGCCGGACCGCCCACGGAGCCACCTCCACCGTCGACGGCAGGGGCGTGCACGACGACGTAGACGGTGAAGCGCGGGTCGTCGGCGGGAGCGAATCCGCCGAAGGAGAGCGAGTAGGAACCGTCGTAGCAACCGCAGTCCTCGTCGACGCGCTGAGCGGTTCCGGTCTTGCCGGCGACGCGGTACCCGGGGACCCGGGCCCCGGGAGCGACACCGACCTCGGGGTCGACGACGCGCTCCATCATCAGCATCGTCTCGTGGGCGGCTTCCTTGCTGACCACCTGCCTGCGGGTGGTGTGGTCGGTGCCGACCTCCGTGCCGTCCGCGGCGATCGCGGCGCCCGAGATCAGGCTCGGCGACACCCTGACACCGCCGTTGGCGACGACGTTCACCGCGGCGGTCATCTGCACCGCGTTGACGGAGACCGACTGGCCGAAGACGATGCGGTCCTTGTTCTGCTCGGTCATGGTGGCGGGCAGCAGGCCGCGTGCCTCGCCCTTGACCCCGACGTCGGTGCGATTGCCGAGCCCGAACTTCACGAGGTACTCGCGGAGTTCGTCGGTGCTCATCGAGTCCGCGGCCAGGACGGTGCCGATGTTGGAGGACTGCGCGATCACGCCGGCCATCGTCATCTTCAGGGTGCCGTGGTCGAACCAGTCACCGATCACCCGGTCCTGACGGTTCAGTTTCGACGGGATCTTCAGCTTGGTGGTGGCCTTGACCTTGCCCGCGTCGACCAGCGCTGCAGCGGTGAGCACCTTGGCCACCGAACCGGGCTCGTAGACATCGCTGAGCGCTCGCGACCCGAGGTCGCTCTGGGACGCAGAGGAGGGACTGTTGGCGTCGTAGGTCGGGTAGTCGGCCAGGGCGAGGATCTCGCCGGTACGGCTGTCCATCACCACGCCGACGCCGGACTTGGCCTTGTAGTCCTCGACGGTCTGGGCAACGACCTTCTGGGTGTACCACTGAAGCTCACGGTCGATGGTGAGCGTGAGGTCCTTGCCGTCGACGGCCTCGACGGTGGAGTTCTCCGCCAGCGGGACCTTGTAGCCGTTCCCCTGGGTGTAGCGGGTGTAGCCGTCCTTGCCCGAGAGGTGGGCGTCGTAGTTGAGCTCGAAACCGGCCAGCGGCTCGTCGGTGCCGACGAAGCCAATCAGGTTGGCGGCCACCTCGCCGGCCGGGTAGTCGCGAATCGGGTCGTCGTCGGTCCGCAGGCCCACGAGGCGTTCGTCGGACTCGCGGCCCTTGTTCTCCTCGGCGATCTTCGTCATCACTGCGCGGGCGTCGGCCGCGGGAACACGTCGGGCGATGTAGGCGAAACGACTGTCCTTCTGGCGCAACTTCTCCAAGGTGGAGAAGTAGTCCAGGCTCAGTTCGTCGGCCAGCAGCCGCGCCAGCTCGGGGGCATGCGGGGCGGTGACGGACGGATTGGCGGTGATCATCCGCCCGCTGACCGAGCCGGCCAGGACGACGCCGTTGCGGTCCAGGATCTGGCCGCGCGTGGCGGGCAGGTCGTGCTTGACGACGTCCTTCGCCTCAGCCAGATCGGCGTAGGAACTGGGGTCCAGGCCCTGCAGCTGCACCAGACGGGCACCGAAGAGCGAGAGCAGCATTGCAATCAGCACGAAGGCCACACGCAGGCGTCCACGCGGGTTTCCACGGTCCACCTTCGCCGAGGTACGACGAGGACGACGCGGGCTGCTGGTCAACGGAACTCCTGTCCTGGTGGTTCTGGGGGCACACGGGGCGTGTGGAGGGACCGCCTCAGCGGCTCGACCATTCAAACCCTCGGTCCGCCCCGGACGTGGGAGGTCGGACGGCGGCGGGGCGGCGTGTTCCTTGCTGCGTCACGTCCGGGACGAGGTCCGGTCGTGACAGCGTCGGGTCAGTCGCCCGCAGTGTTGGCGGGAACCTCGACGACACGCACCTGCGCACGCAGCTCGGCGGGAACCTGCTGGGGCTTGGGGGTGATCCGGAGGGCGTCCTCGGAGGTGGCCTCGGTGGGGGTGCCCACGATCTGCCCGTCCATCGTCAGGAAGACGGGGGTCGACGGGATGACCATGCCCATCTTGGCGGCCTCCACGGCGATCCGCTGCGGGTCACGGAGGTCGTCGAGCTCCATCTTCAACGTCTCCTCGCGGTCAGCGGTGGCCGCTGCTCGCTCAGCGAGGTCGGCCTCGGTGAAGGAGGCCTGCTGCAAGGAGGTGTTGAACATGAGGAGACCGACGACGCCCAGCAGCGTGATGCAGGAGACCAGGACCAGGAACGGGAGCCGCGGCGGGCGCGGCGTGGAGGTGGGGACGACCGTCAGGCGGGCGCGCTCGGCAGCCGCCTCCCCGATGCTCGAGACCCGTGCGAACAACTGCTCGGCGGCTGAACTCATCGCCGTCCCCCCTTCGACCCGCGGACACGTTCGACCGCACGCAGACGCACGGAGGCGGCGCGCGGGTTGTGCTCGATCTCGACCTCGTCGGCCATCTCCGAACCACGGATGACGAGCTTCATCTCCGGCTCGGCTCCTTCGGGCACGAACGGAAGGTCGGGCGGGAGGTCCAGCTTGGTGGCGTCGGTGAAGAAGCGCTTGACCATGCGGTCCTCGAGCGAGTGGTACGACTCCACCACCACGCGGCCGCCGACGCCGATGACCTCGAGGGACGCCGGGATCGCGCGGCGCAGCACGCCGAGCTCGTCGTTGACCTCCATGCGGAGCGCCTGGAAGGTGCGCTTGCCCGGATGGCCGCCGGTACGGCGGGCAGGTGCCGGGATCTCGGCGTAGAGCAGTTCGACGAGACGCCCCGAGCGGGTCCACGGCTCGATCTCGCGCTCACGGATGATCGCGCGGGCGATCTTGGAGGCGAACTTCTCCTCGCCGTACTCACGCAGGACGCGGGTGAGTTCGGCGTGGGTGTAGGTGTTCATGATGTCGGCGGCAGTGATGCCGGCCGAACCGTTCATGCGCATGTCGAGCGGGGCGTCGACGGAGTAGGCGAAGCCACGCTCACGCTCGTCGAGCTGCATCGAGGAGACACCGAGGTCGAAGAGGACGGCGTCGGCGTGGTCGAGTCCCTGCTCGGCCACCGCGGTCGCGATCTCGTCGTAGGTGCCGTGGAAGGCGGTGAACCGGTCGCCGAAGGGAGCCAGACGCTCCGAGGCCAGCGCGATCGCCTGCGGGTCACGGTCGATGCCGATGACGCGGGCGGTCGGGATCGCCTCGAGGACGGCCTCGGTGTGGCCACCCAGTCCGAGGGTGCAGTCCACCATCACGCTGCCGGGCTCGGAGAGTGCGGGGGCGAGGAGGTCGACGCAGCGCTGACGCAGCACCGGCATGTGACGGTCGTTGGGCATGCGACTACCGCCCCCAGACCAGAACGGCCTGCACGAGCAGCGCGAAGCTGCCGCAGGCGACGGCGGTGAAGGACACCAGCGCGAGGGCCTCGAGGGCCTGCTCGCGCACCCTGGGGTCGCGGGACGCGCCCACCACCTGGGTTCCGGTGCGGTTCATGTCGTGACCCCCGTCAGTCGTGCTGATTCGTCGCGGTCGAGCCACCGGTGGTGGCCCTCGTCCGTGTCGGCGTGTCGGTCAGGTCCCTGCCCGCTCCCTGTGACGGGAAGTCCGTCTGGAACCGGGGAAGTGGTCCCAGAGGGAATCGCGGGGAGCGGGCTCGAGACCTGGCCCCACGCCGATCTTCTGTTGTGTCGTGCTGGTGGTACTGGTGGTGCTTGAGACGGGATCTCAGATCCCGGGGAAGACCTCGTCACTCAGTTCGGAGAAGACCTGCTCCTGCTCCTCGCTGTAGGAGGCCCATGCCTGGGGGTCCCAGATCTCGATCCTGTTCATCGAACCGATCACCACGACGTCCTTCTGCAGCGAGGCGTAGTCCTTGAGCATCGGCGGGATCGAGATCCGGCCCTGCTTGTCCGGCACTTCTTGACTTGCGGCCGCGAACAGCATGCGGACGTAGTCACGAGTTGCCTTGTTGGTCACCGGCGCCTGCGCGAGACGCTCGGTCAGCTTCGTGAAGTCCTCCAGTGACCAGATGGTGAGGCAGCGTTCCTGCCCCCTGGTCACCACGAGTCCTTCGCTCAACTGCTCCCTGAACTTCGCCGGGAGGAAGAGTCGGTTCTTGTCATCGATCTTGGGCGTGTAGGTGCCGAAGAACATCGGCACCCCCCTGCCTTGTCGGCGACTTGCGCCTACCCCTTCTCCACTTCGCCCCACAGTACTCCACAATCCCCCACCGTCAACGACTAACAACGCGTTGCGTCCCCAATTTCAATGACGAGCAATGGGGCTCATGTGACAGAAGGGGTAACACCGAAAATACGCGTCCCCGATCCTCGAACGCCCCTGAATTCACCAGCGAAATGGCAGGTCAGAAGGCATTTCAGCGACGGCCCCATTCCTCGTTGAGCAGGACATGCGAGGCTTTTCCGTCACTCAGGTGGAGTGCAGGTGGAGGAAGAACTCGCCGCACGCCCGTCGTGGAGCAGGGTGGAGCAGAGGGTGGGGCAGAGGGTGGAGCGGAGGCGGAGGACCACGCTCGCCGTCAGGAAGGACAGTCAGAAAGCATCCGACTCCCCGTCCGTCACGGATCGGAACGCGATCAGGACACGTCCATTACCGTGAGGCCCACCCCGGCGGAGCACGCCGGCGATGACAGGAGCAGCGTGAGCGCGACCGACGGCACCGTTTCACTGGAGCAGCTGCTCCGGATCACCGAAGGCATCCGGAACAACGTCGACCAGGTGGTCAAGGGCAAGGAGCAGGTGGTCACCACCGCACTCGTCGTCATGCTGTCAGGGGGACACCTCCTGCTGGAGGACGTGCCCGGCGTCGGGAAGACCATGCTCAGCAAGGCGCTCGCGCGAAGCATCGACGCCAGCGTGCACCGCATCCAGTTCACCCCGGACCTGATGCCGTCCGACGTCACCGGCATCTCCGTCTTCGACCCCGAGACCCGCCGGTTCGAGTTCCGTCCCGGCCCGGTGTTCGCCCACCTCGTGATCGCCGACGAGATCAACCGCGCCTCCCCCAAGACGCAGTCGGCTCTGCTGGAGTGCATGGAGGAGCACCAGGTCACCGTCGACGACACGACCTACCCGCTCGGCTCCCCGTTCATGGTGGTCGCCACACAGAACCCGGTGGAGATGGAAGGCACCTTCTCCCTGCCCGAGGCACAGCGCGACCGCTTCACCGCCCGCATCTCCATGGGCTACCCCGACCCGTCCGCCGAGGTCGCCATGCTCGCCGCCCACACCGGGCACGGCGGGGTCTCCCCCCTCGACACCCTGCAGCCCGTCACCGACGTCGCCCAGATGCGAGCACTGATCACGACGGTCGCGCAGGTCCACGTCTCCGACGCCGTGCGTCACTACGCCGTCGCGTTGG
Protein-coding regions in this window:
- a CDS encoding AAA family ATPase codes for the protein MSATDGTVSLEQLLRITEGIRNNVDQVVKGKEQVVTTALVVMLSGGHLLLEDVPGVGKTMLSKALARSIDASVHRIQFTPDLMPSDVTGISVFDPETRRFEFRPGPVFAHLVIADEINRASPKTQSALLECMEEHQVTVDDTTYPLGSPFMVVATQNPVEMEGTFSLPEAQRDRFTARISMGYPDPSAEVAMLAAHTGHGGVSPLDTLQPVTDVAQMRALITTVAQVHVSDAVRHYAVALAHATRVSPHLALGASPRATIQLVRSAQALAALRGRSFVLPDDVRDLVGTVLSHRLVLAPGAHTTGTSVASVLEEVLRTVAVPTPAPTTAAPGTSSPATGDPTRA